AACATTCGCTGCGCAGCTGAGGAAAGTCGCGACCGCTTGGGATGGCCcacaaattcgcaccgcaggtgGCCACCTCATTACGCCATCAGGACGATGCACAGCGCGAGTGACTGTCAAAGGACACACCTGTCCTGCGACCTTTGTTGTGCTACCGCAATGCTCCCGCGAAGTGATCTAGGGCTTGGATTTCCTTAGTGAGCATCAGGCGATCATCGACCTGTGATCCAAGCTGATTACACTTTCGACGAACCAGACCATCCCTTCGATGAGAACTCTGGGAAATCACTGTGCCCTGAGCATCCTGAAAGAAGAAGTCAGCATCCCACCCCGTTTAAGCGTTATCGTGACCGTAGGTGCCATGAAAGCCATTAACTCTGAAGGCATAATCGAGGGGAACAGGCAGTTGCTTCTCGACCGAGGAATCGGTATCGCAAGAGGCATCGCGCATTTCCGCAACGGCCAGACCGAAGTACTGCTGACTAACTTCAGCGAAGAATACCGGCACATTAACAAAGGAACGGCGATTGCTTTCTTCGACGAAATATCCGACGTACGGGATTCCTTCGCCCTCTCCGACCCATACGCAGAAGATTCGTCTGACCATGAGAACTCGCCCACTTTCGACATCAACCCAGGCCTGTCCCGGAACCGACAAGACCAGATCCGCAATCTGCTTCAAAGTTACAGCCAGTGTTTTTCGTCATCGCCAAAGGTGCGACAAACGCCAATTGTCAAGCATCGCATCATAGCCGACCAGCACGCCCGACCTCTACGTCAAAGCCCCTACCGTGTGTCGCCGCGAGAACGACAAGCCATCCGGAACCAAGTGGAAGAAATGCTtcgcgacgacgtcatccagccaTCAAACAGCCCATAGGCTGCACCGGTTGTTCTAGTGCGAAAGAAAGACGGCGCACTTcgattctgcgttgattaccgccgcttaaacaacataacaaagaaggacgtctaccccctCCCCCGCATCGACGGCACACTGGACCGGCTTTGCAACGCCAAGtatttctcatcgatggacctgaagaccggctactggcagattgaggtcgacgaaagagatcaCGAGAAGACAGCATTCATCACTCCTGATGGGCTCTTTGAGTTAAAGGTGATGCCATGTGGTCTCTGTTCCGCACCAGCGACGTTTCAGCGGGTGATGGATACAGTGCTCGCAGGCCTAAAGTAGCAAATTTGTCTGGTATATTTAGATGGCGACGTTGTCTTCGCCTCGAACTTTCAAGAACACCTCAAAAGACTTCAGGCAGGGCTCGATGCTATCAAGTCGTCTAGCTTAACCTTGAAAGCCGATAAGTGCCACTTTGTTTATGCAGAGCTGCTGTTTCTTGGCCACATCGTTAGCAGAGAGGGAGTACGCccagacccgcagaaaacagccgcTATTGAACAGTTCCCACCGCCGGCCGATAAGAAAGctgtgcgcagattccttggacTGCATGtgcgcatattaccggcgatttgtgaaaaacttCTCGCGCATCGCCGAGCCTCTGACCCAACTATCGAAGGCAAACGTGCCATTTAAATGGGAAGCGCCGCAAGCAGAAGCCTTCAAAGAACTCCAGCGCCGTTTACAGTCTTCACCGATCCTCGCGCACTTTGATGAAATCGCTGATACTGATGTGCATACCGACGCAAGCAGTGTGGGCCTAGGCGCCGTCCTCGTTCAAAAAAGCGATGGGCTGTAGAACGTCATGGCATACGCTAGCCGCTCCCTTTCCAAGGCCGAGGCTAACTATTCCATGACTGAGAGGGAGTGCCTTGCCATCATCTGGGCTACGTCGAAATTCCGCCCCTACCTGTACGGACGACcgttcaaggtggtcagcgataaccacgcgctgtgctggcttgccagGAGTTTGACGTCACCGTGGTTTACAAGTCCGGAatcaaacactctgacgccgattgcCTCTCACGAGCCCCTGTAGATGCGCCACCACCGGATGACGATGAGGACGCCTTCCTGGGACCCATCAGCCCCAGCTCTTTTGCTCAGCAGCAACGCTCGGACCCTGACTTAAATGCCTCATAGAGTACTTGGAAGGCAACGTTTCTTCGCCCCCTGCCTCACTGAAGCGAGGACTTTCTTCCTTCTGTGTACAGAATGATGTCGTCATGAAGAAGAACTTCGCAGCGAACAAAACAGCCTACCTCCTTGGTGTACCTGCTTGTCTCCGCGAAGAAGTTCTACAGGCTTCCCACGACGAGCCGGCAGCGGGACATCTCAGGTTTACTCGCACTCTCCGCCGCATTAAAGAAAAGTATTACTGCCCCCGCCTTTCTGCCGAAGTCGCACATTATGTGAAAACCTGCCGAGATTGTCAGCGACGAAAGACACCCCCCACCCGACCAGCAGGATTCCTGAATCCCATTGAACCCCCCGCAAGACCCTTTCAGCAGATCGGCATGGACTTGCTTGGCCCGTTCCCAAAGTCAACGTCTGGAAATACGTGGATCATCGTAGCCGCCGACTACCTGACTCGCTACGCCGAGGCAAAAGCCCTACCTAACGGAACAGCAGCAGAAGTCGCCAAATTTTTCGTGGAGTGCATTCTTCTGCGACACTGCACCCCCGATGTACTcatcacggacagaggaacagcatTCACGGCGGAACTAACGCAAGCCATCCTGCGTTACAGCCAAACCACCCACCGGAGgacaactgcataccatccgcagaccaacggactgacCGAGCGCCTAAACAAAACCATCgccgatatgctcgccatgtatgtctatgcccaacacaagacctgggacgtCATCCTGCCATTCGTCGTcttcgcctacaacaccgcaGTGCAGGAGACCACCCAGATGACGCCTTTTAGGCTCGTCCACGGAAGGGAGGCCACGACCAcgctagacgccatgctgcccaaTGTTACAGAAGAAGAGAACGTCGATGTCGCCACCTAAATTCAACGCGCAGAAGAAGCTTGAAGGCTTGCCCGATTACGAATCAAACACCAGCAACGAACCGACACCAGACGCTACAACCTACGAAGACGCAACGCGGAATACAAGCCAGGAGACCAAGTCTGGGTGTGGACGCCCATTCGGCGCTGTGGATTGCGTGACAAGCTTTTGAGCCGCTATTTCGGCCCATACAAGGTTCTTCGTCGGCTAGGTGAACTGGATTATGAGGTCATCCTTGACGCCATGACTGCATCCCAGCGACGCCGCGTACGACCAGAAGTTGTTCATGTCGTCCTCCTGAAGCCCTATTATACGCGCTAATGGGCGCTGCATTTTTACACTCTGTGTTTATTTTCGCACAGTTCGTTTTATTTGTTGCTAGTGGCATCATTTCTATTTATGCATCGGGTCGATGCCTCTTTGAGGGGGGAGTAATGCCGCGAATCTATGCAGTGCTCGCTCTCTCTTCAAGTCTGCCGCCACGCCACGCAACGCAAGACGCgctgccgccatgcgacgcacggcgcgcccagttgagacgcgccaagacgcgctttaaattgagcgcagacgacaacggcgggcattctgttcgacgaccgccgagcacgctggtcgCCTCGCCGTCGCCGCGTAATTCAGGGCATTGTGGGTGCAAGTCCgcccaataaacagtcttctttCGAGAAACTTTTGTCCGTCCTCATCGTCCCTGCGACtgccgtcaccactacgtgacaatatatgcAGCAAAGCCCTAATCCCAATTCTTCAGTACTTTTAGTTCTAACGTACACGGTCatccacttccaatttgaacacggctccgggcggccggcgagggcggcgtaaagcccctcaattttccaaaagtagcgccattcttagatcattccgccaccccgctcacccaggagcttcctcctccactcctcctgtcgccgcggcctcctccgccccccattggccaatctgtgtcacgtgaaagcaggccccgcgcttttgtatattttttttctttccggcgcagagcaggcgccgcgcttttgtatatcttttctttccagcgcgctgcgacccccattcttgggcctgcgcgacgaaaatacggcaggcggtttgaaggagcgcggtagttttatacaatgtgttagggccgagtgcttaattgcgatgccgtgctgctgcgcctacggttgccacaacagacccagtgacggcaaaaagctttttgctttaccatccgccgggcgcaacgcaaaacgaagaaaagtgtggattcacaagatcgggcgggctgacttcgagcaagtggcaaagaacgcgcgggtttgtaaagtaagggccacggctcctccaacctcttcttttgacgcccgtgtcaaaacgggcccgtgtccagtgcattgggggcgcgttaaagaaccccagctggaaaaaatttaatccggagcccccattatggcgtgccttatgagatcgtggtgttgggatgtaaaacccaacaatcaactttttttctgtcttgtgtgccttgactgttccagttaacgcaacaatgcttccttgtgaaaacttacaacgcaaaagaatacagacgcacgtagtatacagagataaaattagcacttcaacaaaagtgttgctggtgccaatgaggggagggggataattattttctgaacctctttccagttgtcccatcaagttccttcttttttttctatcaaattctaaccatttgcactgtaataaataaataacgattttaTATGCTGGtgcgttgttcaaattatctataccgcctatgtgtgaaaacgttgctcatggccaccacaacctgtgcatgagctacgtaaatctaaaaggcgcggaacagaaacggccctgctgccaggcattgctgaccgcagacagtcggaatctctcacgcgccggccgaacaaaagcatcttgccggtacgtaaattaacctacgaaaccacgtgcacctactttcacgctgtcaaaacctgaaactctggtaattactcgcgtgtctgagcacaccgcgtgcttgcgtcgtgtttcagcaacacgaactttcaacgtgcgcgcccTTTACGCCTTAagtacgccttgaataatggtgcttttctctatttcttccgcaaatacgacacgacattcttaaggccagttaccgactgacaaagcaagatctagattgaaaaaaaattaccgacgattacgttacttcctaacgcgaaatttgagcgcagcaaataagctgtttcaccttttcgatagattgaggcaaagaaatcgagcaacacatgtatgcgctatcacagaattttttattttatttttcagaaagaactggcagataatttcgcagtggcgaacggcagcggcaatttcggctcgggcggtgcacatatccgccgccaccgatctggctctctgattgccaccgcacaggggttgcattggaggaggagcgagactcgcaggaagagggcgggggggggggcggcgtgtagACCCAGCGgaaaacgatgggggcagaagcgcgcgcagcaagcggacaacacgataaagggaggagggaagagatagcagcgactgactgatgccgctgacgccgatagtgagtcaaccccagctgcggagttggtttcagggacaacgccgccgatgcggaacaggggggggggggggggggcgacggtgttctatgcagtcacgttatcttgactctctagcggcgtcagcggcatccagcggtatcagtcggtcgctgctagcgctggggggatgaaaggggggcggagctggttacgaggccgacgacgacgcgaaacccaggaacggacgccaaagagctgcgctctaaaactgctccgcaggactcgaacgaacttttccgcggatttcctcccgtagcgtgttagccgtcgtctgctacggcaggcccaccaccggcggcgccaccgtcgaggcctcgccgagcggaggaggagggaagtgaatggcgctactttgggagattgaggggttttaggccGGCGCTCTGCGGAGCACCGCTCGTGGGCGCCGGGGTAACTAACGCGCCGCGCACTGGCAGCCACAGCGTGGCCTCAGCAGCCAGCACACACTAGTGCGggcgcgctgtagcagacgacacggctGCGGCCACGCTTGTGGCGGCCAATGCGCCGGcgagtagagagttttagcttgagcgtttttacggccagcgggggGGAGCGGGCGAGCGGCTACACCAGCGGAGAGGCGCGCGAGAAAATAGTTTTAGCCGGGCGGATCACCCGTCTTCTCGAGCGGAGTAGAGTCACTTGCTCTGCTGCTCCACCTATTGGTCACAATTCGAGTTAGagtgaaaagaatatcaattaaacctgctaataatgcgctgaaactgtttaGTAAAGGTAGGTTGTGTGTTTTTCGTTAGTTGTTTGGTAAGTGTTACGTTTTAGATGTAAAAAAGAGCAGTCTGTTAAACAGAATATGTTCGCCAGAGCTGGCCAAGTCAAGTCGAAACAAAAGAAGTAAGCTGTTTCCGCGCGCATTCGCGAATTGTCGGCTGCTACTGCTGTTTGCATCATGCCGAAGAGCATACTACAGGACCCGCTGCTGCTGTCGCAACTGACCTGGACCGAGATTGGAGATGTGCTGTGCCTGGAGGTATTTGGAGAGACACGACGTGAGCCACTTTCAGTGCACGGACGTTTGAACATTGATGCTATGGACGATGGCGTCTTTAGGACGTATTTTCGTTTCGAGAAGGAGCATATAGGCAGACTTCAGCGTGCCTTGCGCATACCCGATAAAGTCGTAACTGCGCAAAGGGTTGCGGTTCCCGGAGATAAAGCCCTCTGCATTACCCTACGACGGCTGGCATATCCCAACCGGCTGTGTGATCTTGAAGATCTTTTCGGGCGGCACAGTTCAACGTTGTCATCACTGACGAACGAAGTTTAGCGCCACATCGACGAGCGGTTTTTTCATTTGCTCGACGATGTAAATAACCATTCCTGGCTCAATCTCGACACGCTGGAGAAATTCTCGCAGGTGAGTTGCAATTACACCAGAATCAATGTCAAGGTTGTCAAAATTTGCAATTACAAATTTACACTCAAAATGTCACTTAAAATTTTCAGGCCGTTCACGCAAAAGGTGCCCCGCTGACAAACTGTTGGGGGTTCATCGACGGTACAACAAGGGCAATATGCCGGCCAACAAGAAATCAGAAACTTTACTTTAGTGGGCACAAGCGGTTTCATGCCTTGAAATACCAATCCATAATGTGCCCCAATGGAATCATTTGCCAATTGGATGGATCATACCCGGGCAGCAAGCATGACGCTGGTGAGTTATAACGAACACTTGAAATCAAGGAAGTGTGTTCAGTGCAATAATGCGATGTCGCACATTGTTTTCTCCTCCCATACCAGCTGTTTCAAAACGGGTGCTGATCATTTATAATTCCCTTCTACTTTCAGGTAACTTCGGGATTAGCAACGTATATTCGAAGCTAGAAAGGCTCGTTCAAGGGCGTAACTTCTGCATTTATGGAGACCCCGCCTATCCACTGCGACCTCTTTTGCTGAAGCCATATGGTGGTGTGTCCATTACACCGGAACAGTGCGCGTTCAACAAAGCTATGAGCAGTGTAAGGCAAGCCGTGGAGTGGGGATTTGGAAAAATTGCAGGACTGTTTGCCTTTGTTGACTTTAAGAAAAATCAAAAGCTGTACCGCCAGAACGTGCCGCGTATCTATAAAGCTAGTGCGCTTTTGGCAAACTGTCATACATGTCTGTATGGCGCCCAGGTATCGCACTACTTCGGCCTCGATCCACCAGATCTTGAAACTTACCTTACTCCTCGGTAGTTTTGCCATTCACACATCTTTCTGAAATGTGTTTTATTGAAGCACAAGATGTACAACACCTTTCCAGGACAGTTTTCTGGCTATTCATGTCATGCGCGATTTGCGCTCAAGAAATCAAAAATCGCTTTAGTCTGTTCGCTTAACATCATCTCTACCTTCTCAAGCAGTTTCTCATGTTCTCTGTCATACCGTCTCACTTCAAGCTCATGTTTTTTCTCCTCCAAGTCCAATCTGCGCTCCTCTAGAGCGAGACGCCGCACttcattttcaattttttgtttctcaatttcatgCGCTTTTATGCGTAACTCGTAGTCATGTTTTTCTCGCATAGTTAACAGCTGCAGGCCGATGCTCTGTAACCCTCGGGTTCCTGCAAAAACAGAAAAGCAGTTTTTTATCAACCTTAAATTCAGTTGAGCTTCTCCACTGGAGCAAAATAGTCACAAATGTTTCTACCAGACGTAGTCAGTTGACATGTAACATTCGCGGGTAACCGGGACTCTGTATACAGAACGGGTACCACATTATGTATACGTTGTATCAAAAATTAAAAGGACTGTTGCGAGGACAGTAAACAGTTTATAACCCCTGTGTTTCTGCTTgtctgccatttttgttttgtacgTCTAGCAGAGTTCCTCTTGCAATGTAGCCTGTGTACTAACTGGCAGAATAACAATGAATACATCATTTGTTTCGGTGGGTTTTTGGGGTCCTATACACACCAGATTGCAAAGTACATGCGGAAAGAGAAATTTCTTGACCGTGTGAAAAACAATGacgattgcgtttttttttctccacaatTCATGTCAAGACCACAATGGGGCAGGAAAAAGACAAACGCGCGTTCGGCGATCGGCGGTATGTTAGAGTAATGTGACTTCTAAAAAAGTATAGTGAATATGTTCAATCTGAGCGACACAAAGATTTTCGTGCCGATGGCGCACTGAATAAAAAATTAACGGATGGTGTTTAATATCCTGCGATACCATCATAAGACATGCTAGGTTGTAGCTGCCCTGGCAATACATAATTAGCCTTGATAGTCAATTTAATAGCCTATTTAGCCTACATAATTAATTATATCCTCACTAATTATATTGTAACTAACTATATGGTATATTACAGATTAATGAAGCGCTGCATAGGAGTCATCATACAACTCCTGGTACAGTGGTACATTGCGACCAATAAATAATTCGGCCGCCACCTGCCAAGGTGATCTACACTTGTCAAGTTCTGGTACAACCGCACATCAAACTATCATACAACGGCGTTTCAACCCAGCGAATCCTTAGTCTTTGCACAGTTAAAATATTCCTTCAAATACTACCTCTAGTGGTGACGGGAAGAACTTGTCGCCTAGCTGCAGGCTGGCGCTCTCCTCCTTGGTCCGTTCCATTTGTGGGCTGGGGCTGTGTTCCCCCGGCGGGGATGGGTTGCTGCTCTGGACTGACATTTGCAGAGTGCTGGCTATGCACTTGTCTGTGCACATGTTGCTCAGAACGGTCGCCACTAGTAGCAGCAGCTCCAGCAGCCGAGGTCTCTGGAGAATCCGGCTCGTACATAGTGAGGAGCAGGTGAGCAGCCGGGGATTCTGGTTCTTACGTGTAAAGAAAGGTAGACACAAAAATGTAGCAGCCTTCCTAGGAGCCGCTTTTCATGTGCACAGATAAGTAATGTATATCGTCTGTTAATTTTTACAAACCTCAGCATTTGCACAATTAAGTGAGCCCACATTAAAATCAGCGTTATTATGGTTGGCAATCGTCACCCTTCGCTTTGCGAACTCATGACGTTGTGGTTTACTTTCAGTTATTAAGTATGCTAAGTTCCCTTCGATGGAACCCACGGAACTAAATTTTTTATCGGGTTTAAGTCCTACGCTGAAGCCTGGCCCGGACCTAAGTGTTCAAGGCCAAGCCCGTCCCGGGCGCGTCTTCACAGTAAGGTATCAGGCAAATCGATCATATGACCAAATAGATCTCCTTCATGTCAATCAAGAACTCCCGCAAAAGAGCTCCAGCCGCAGTAACGCTTGGAGAATTTTAATGCAAAATGAGGTGATGAGGTGTGTTCAATGGGTCGAATTTTTGAACAGCTATCTAGCGGGCGCTCACACATAACCTATAATCGGTAAAATTTCCTTGCAGCCAGTGGTATAGCTTTTTTTAATGAACACAATTTAACTGATCAAGTGCACAGCTGAACTCAGCGCCTTTCAATAGAGactaaaaataaaaaagggaatCGACCTCGGCTGCATCAGCAAGGAGCAACACGTGAGTGCGGCTTTTCATTCCTGCTGCTGCATTacgagaaatgttttttttttttatcactcatCCGAGGCCGGCCGCGCGGCACTGACGGTGATCGACTCGGTTTAGAAAGACTGcataagctttctctcatttcgcgtCAATTGCATTTCGATGTGTGTGCTGTTTTATTTACGAGCCATTCTCGACAGTAAGCGAGCTGAAAAATTCAATGCAGTTTGATTTGCCAATTATTGCGCGGGTTATGTTTGGAGGCTAATAGCCAAAGCAACAAAACAATAAGAACATTCACAGCAATGATCAGTGAAGTGAGCTCTAAAGACTTTCAATATGACAGGCTGAGGCACTCGACTGCTCTGACTCATCGGACTTATTTACAGTGCATAGAATACCCGCAACAATTACCACTCATAAGCGCTTTTATATTGCAGCAGAGAAAATCAAAAGCTACAACATGCAAGGTTAGAGGCACACATGGTAATACTTACCATGCCTTGATTCAGTTTCGCAACTTCGGTCGGCAGCCCCGCTCGGATTACTGCTGCAGCCGGTCGCTTCCTGCATCAACATAGCACCTTCCCGTGGATCCGTCAGGGACACGGAAGCTGAACACTCGGCTGTTGCGGGCCGTTTTCTCTTCATAATGCCCCCACTTCTTGGGGTTATCCTCGGCTCGTAATTTATTGTCCGCACGTAGTCCGAGAGGTCTTGAAG
This Dermacentor albipictus isolate Rhodes 1998 colony chromosome 1, USDA_Dalb.pri_finalv2, whole genome shotgun sequence DNA region includes the following protein-coding sequences:
- the LOC135912323 gene encoding uncharacterized protein gives rise to the protein MKRKRPATAECSASVSLTDPREGAMLMQEATGCSSNPSGAADRSCETESRHEPESPAAHLLLTMYEPDSPETSAAGAAATSGDRSEQHVHRQVHSQHSANVSPEQQPIPAGGTQPQPTNGTDQGGERQPAARRQVLPVTTRGTRGLQSIGLQLLTMREKHDYELRIKAHEIEKQKIENEVRRLALEERRLDLEEKKHELEVRRYDREHEKLLEKVEMMLSEQTKAIFDFLSANRA